In Mycolicibacterium gadium, the genomic window AGCCGGATTCGACCAAACGCATGAATGCGTCGCCGGTGGTCGGCAACGGGGGCCGCTGTTCGGACGTGGAGTTCTCGTGGTCGCGTTTCCACTCGGCGATCACCGCGTCCAGATGTGACTGCAGCGCCGCGTCGAACGTCGCCGCGTCGAGGTGGGACAGGGTGATCTTCCAGGTGCTGCTCTGGTCGTCGCTGCGGGTTTTGGTGATCGAGGGCCGCGGTGGCGGTTCGGGTTCACGTTCGGGTTGCACGTCGCGCCAGGGGTCGGGCTCGGGTGGCAGGGGTGGTTCGAGTTTCAGCGCGGTGTTGAGTTGGCTGACGGTGGCGACTTCGGCAAATGCCGCGTAATGCTCATCGGATCCGTCGCCGGCTTTCTTGGCGATGGCCCCGACCTGATCCAGCGACAATCGGCCGTCGCGCATCCCTGCCAAGCAGAGCGGGAATTGCGGCAGCCGATGCGCGATCGCGGCGATCGTGTTGGCGTTGCCAGTCGACGAACCGGTCTTCCACGCCACCAGTGCTGAGATCGAGCGGCACCCGGTGATGCCCCACAGCCTGTCGTGCTCCATCTCCGCGACGATGTCCACGATGCGCCCGTCGATGGCGTTGCGCTGACCCATCAGCTCACCCAGCTCTTCGAACAACACCTCAAGCCGGTCCTTCGGGCGCACGACCCCCGCATCGGGTGCGGTGGTCGTGGACATGACCTCATCAAAACAGCAGGGTCTGACAAGTCCGGACCCATTGACATGCAGCCGTAAGGCTGCCTATGGTGGAAATGCAGCCAAACAGCTGCATGAATGGATATGGCAGAGATGGACGAGGTATTCAAGGCGCTGGCCGACCCCAGTCGGCGCCTGCTGCTCGACAGCCTCAACGCCCGTAACGGGCAGAGTCTGCGCGACTTATGCGCGGAACTGTCCATGGCGCGACAGTCGGTCAGCAAGCACCTCGCGTTGCTCGAGGCAGCCAACCTGATCACCACGATGTGGCGGGGCAGGGAAAAGCTGCACTACCTCAACGCCGAACCGATCAACGCGATCGCCGACCGCTGGATCAACCAGTACGACCGTGCGCGAGTACAGACGCTCGCCGACCTGAAGATTGCATTGGAGACCGAACCGATGAGCAACAGTCCCGCCTTCGTCTACACGACCTACATCCGGACAACCCCGGAGCGGTTGTGGCAGGCGATCACCGATCCCGCGTTCTCCAACCGCTACATGGGCCACGCGCTGGTGTCGGATTTCAAGAAGGGCTCCTCTTATGTGTGGTCTGACTGCACCGGCCTGGAGATCGAGGACTCCGAGCAGGTGATCCTCGAGTCAGAGCCATATCGCAGGCTCGCGTTCACCTTTCACACTTTCGTGCCCGAGTTGACGACACTGGGCCTCGCTGAGGACGTCGTGAAAAAGGCGGCCTCGGAGAGGCGCTCCAAGGTTTCCTTCGATATCGAGCCGGCCGACGACGGTCAAGTGAAGCTCACCGTCATCCACGACGACTTTCCGCCTGAAAGCGCTGTGCGCGAACTCATTTCCGGCGGGTGGCCGTGGAAGCTCGCTAACCTCAAGAGCGCGCTGGAGCTGGCGTGACGGGAATGCCGGTGATCGCCGACCGGGCGACGTGGCAGGCGCGGATCGACGCGCTGCGGGTCCGAGAGAAGGCGCACACGCGAGAAGGGGATGCGATCGCGGCGGCCAGACGAAGACTACCGATGGTCGAGCTGGATGCCTCGACCCCGTTGCACGGCAACAACGGACCGGTCACCTTGCTCGACACCTTCGAGGGCCGTACGCAGCTGATCGCGTACTACTTCATGTGGCACACAGCACATTCCGCGGCCGAACAATGCGAAGGCTGCACATGGTGTGCCACCAGTGTCCAAGAGCTGTCGTACCTGCACTCGCGCGACATCACTTACGCAGTGTTCTGTCAAGGCCCGTATGACGAAAGTCGCCGCT contains:
- a CDS encoding HNH endonuclease signature motif containing protein, translated to MSTTTAPDAGVVRPKDRLEVLFEELGELMGQRNAIDGRIVDIVAEMEHDRLWGITGCRSISALVAWKTGSSTGNANTIAAIAHRLPQFPLCLAGMRDGRLSLDQVGAIAKKAGDGSDEHYAAFAEVATVSQLNTALKLEPPLPPEPDPWRDVQPEREPEPPPRPSITKTRSDDQSSTWKITLSHLDAATFDAALQSHLDAVIAEWKRDHENSTSEQRPPLPTTGDAFMRLVESGWDADVAHRPHGQHTTVVAHLDVKDRIAALHLGPLLSDADRQYLTCDATCEVWFERDGQPIGTGRATRTINRRLRRALEHRHPTCAVPGCGATRGLHAHHIQHWEDGGPTELHNLVLLCPYHHRLHHRGVITITGPAPNITVTDSDGRTLSSGSLARPPNRPPPDVPPYRGPIGERADWWWYTPFEPKPQSNS
- a CDS encoding ArsR/SmtB family transcription factor, with amino-acid sequence MDEVFKALADPSRRLLLDSLNARNGQSLRDLCAELSMARQSVSKHLALLEAANLITTMWRGREKLHYLNAEPINAIADRWINQYDRARVQTLADLKIALETEPMSNSPAFVYTTYIRTTPERLWQAITDPAFSNRYMGHALVSDFKKGSSYVWSDCTGLEIEDSEQVILESEPYRRLAFTFHTFVPELTTLGLAEDVVKKAASERRSKVSFDIEPADDGQVKLTVIHDDFPPESAVRELISGGWPWKLANLKSALELA
- a CDS encoding DUF899 family protein translates to MTGMPVIADRATWQARIDALRVREKAHTREGDAIAAARRRLPMVELDASTPLHGNNGPVTLLDTFEGRTQLIAYYFMWHTAHSAAEQCEGCTWCATSVQELSYLHSRDITYAVFCQGPYDESRRYRDFMAWQMPWYSAHESLDALLVGRQQGLMHLVCYLRDGDRVFETYWTNYRGVESMDYSLALMDLTVYGRQEEWEDSPRDWPIYPLGDDLQPMRSDGRPIAQWSRLHAGRSDDLR